From the Candidatus Poribacteria bacterium genome, one window contains:
- a CDS encoding calcium/sodium antiporter, with protein sequence MEATILALLKLAAGIILITKGADWFTEAAVRIAEATHVPRVIIGATIVSLATTMPEFTVSTYSALTARADFAVGNAIGSTVCNIGLILGTCLMIRPMLIDRPSLTFQQGLIMVGAGGAVALLGINGELSRLDSIPLILGLAGYIYYSVRAARNERNKALLELVDMADGDVEESGINLRREILLFLLGAGCVIFGSRWLVNSAELIARRLGVPELIIGVTLVALGTSLPEYVTALTATIKGYQEISVGNIMGADILDILWVLGGTSLAEKLPIQDQTKVLDFPVMLLLMIMLTLFARTRNRISRLEGFALFAVYVIYLTVMFMKFRVP encoded by the coding sequence TTGGAGGCGACGATCCTCGCCCTGCTGAAGTTAGCAGCGGGAATTATCCTTATCACGAAAGGAGCCGATTGGTTTACCGAAGCGGCGGTCAGAATAGCCGAAGCGACCCATGTGCCCAGGGTTATAATCGGGGCGACTATAGTAAGCCTGGCCACCACAATGCCGGAGTTCACCGTCTCGACCTACTCCGCCCTGACAGCAAGGGCTGATTTCGCCGTGGGGAACGCCATCGGATCAACGGTGTGCAACATAGGACTGATCCTCGGAACCTGCCTGATGATCCGGCCGATGCTTATAGACCGCCCCTCGCTGACCTTTCAACAGGGGCTGATCATGGTAGGGGCAGGCGGTGCGGTAGCCCTTTTGGGCATCAACGGGGAGCTTTCAAGGCTGGATTCAATACCGCTTATCCTGGGCCTTGCAGGATACATATATTATTCAGTGCGCGCCGCCAGAAACGAAAGGAACAAAGCGCTGCTGGAGCTGGTTGATATGGCCGACGGCGATGTGGAGGAGTCGGGAATCAACCTTCGAAGGGAGATCCTCCTCTTCTTGTTGGGAGCGGGATGTGTGATCTTCGGCAGCAGATGGCTGGTCAACAGCGCTGAGCTGATCGCCCGCAGATTAGGGGTGCCTGAGCTGATAATCGGTGTGACTCTCGTCGCTCTGGGAACCTCACTGCCGGAGTACGTCACAGCCCTGACCGCCACGATTAAAGGATATCAGGAGATATCGGTCGGCAATATCATGGGAGCCGATATATTGGACATCCTATGGGTTCTAGGCGGAACATCGCTCGCCGAAAAGTTGCCCATACAGGATCAAACCAAAGTGTTGGATTTTCCCGTTATGCTGTTGCTCATGATCATGCTCACGCTTTTCGCCAGAACCCGCAATAGGATCAGCCGCTTGGAGGGATTCGCTCTCTTCGCCGTCTACGTCATCTATCTGACGGTGATGTTTATGAAGTTCAGGGTTCCCTAG
- a CDS encoding aspartate-semialdehyde dehydrogenase — translation MSSGYRVAIVGATGAVGRVMREILEEREFPVASLRLLASSRSAGKKLPFKGEEITVEELTEDSFDGLDIVLASAGSSVSREFMPIAAQKGCVVIDNSSAFRMDPEVPLVVPEVNPHAAFKHKGIIANPNCSTIQMVVALKPIHDIARIRRVVVTTFQSVSGAGWSAVVELREQTRAALEGKPVVCEKFPYQIAFNALPQIPQSNAFLPNGYTEEEMKMVNETRKIMEDDSIKVTATTVRVPVFYAHSESVNIETEVKVTADEAREILSKAPGVIVQDDPSRQIYPMPVDAAGKDEVFVGRIREDDTIECGLNMWVVSDNLRKGAALNAIQIAELLIGEGL, via the coding sequence ATGAGCAGTGGGTATAGGGTTGCCATAGTTGGCGCCACAGGCGCTGTGGGAAGGGTTATGAGGGAGATACTGGAGGAGAGGGAGTTTCCGGTCGCATCCCTTAGACTTCTCGCCTCCAGCAGATCGGCCGGGAAAAAGCTGCCATTCAAGGGGGAGGAGATCACCGTCGAGGAGTTGACCGAAGATTCGTTCGATGGGTTGGATATCGTTCTCGCTTCGGCGGGAAGCTCCGTCAGCAGAGAGTTTATGCCGATAGCCGCTCAGAAGGGATGTGTTGTCATCGATAATTCAAGCGCCTTCAGGATGGATCCCGAAGTTCCGCTTGTTGTTCCCGAGGTCAACCCCCATGCTGCCTTCAAACATAAGGGCATAATAGCCAATCCGAACTGTTCGACGATTCAGATGGTGGTGGCTCTTAAACCCATACATGATATTGCTCGCATCAGGAGAGTGGTCGTCACCACTTTTCAGAGCGTCTCCGGAGCGGGATGGTCTGCCGTGGTGGAGTTGAGAGAACAGACCCGGGCGGCGCTGGAGGGTAAACCGGTCGTCTGCGAGAAATTCCCCTATCAGATCGCCTTCAACGCCCTGCCTCAGATCCCACAGTCGAACGCTTTCCTGCCCAACGGATATACCGAAGAGGAGATGAAGATGGTCAACGAGACTAGGAAGATCATGGAGGACGATTCGATAAAGGTTACGGCCACCACAGTCAGGGTTCCCGTCTTCTACGCCCATTCCGAGTCGGTGAACATAGAGACGGAGGTAAAAGTAACGGCGGATGAGGCCAGGGAGATACTCTCCAAGGCGCCTGGCGTTATCGTTCAGGATGATCCGTCGAGGCAGATATACCCGATGCCGGTTGATGCGGCCGGCAAAGATGAGGTGTTCGTGGGGAGGATCAGGGAGGACGATACGATCGAGTGCGGGTTGAACATGTGGGTGGTCTCCGATAACCTACGCAAGGGAGCGGCGCTGAACGCGATCCAGATAGCTGAGCTGCTGATAGGGGAAGGTTTATGA
- a CDS encoding DMT family transporter, giving the protein MTLLARFILLCVALIWGWTFVLVKESLEEIGTFAFLFYRFALALLLLLLLFRPRLRHVASLWVKGALIGLALFSGYWFQTLGLNYTTATNSAFITGLSVVLVPMLGSLLFRRRARRATWFGSLISIAGLALLVFGSGKTGRFSLNAGDLLTMFCTVSFAMHILLIDRYTRPTNYVPILITQIGVVMILSGLGMVVFEGLEYPRTWSVYKGLFITGFFATALAFWAQNRFQPLISAGHTAIIFAGEPVFAAMFGYLFLGEHLTARQWLGAALILAAMLIAQLPSARRASRRKDHTA; this is encoded by the coding sequence ATGACCCTATTAGCCCGATTTATCCTATTGTGTGTCGCCCTCATCTGGGGCTGGACCTTTGTATTGGTGAAGGAGAGCCTCGAGGAGATAGGCACATTCGCCTTTCTATTTTATCGATTTGCCCTTGCCCTTCTGCTTCTGCTTCTCCTATTCAGGCCGCGCCTGAGACATGTCGCTTCCCTCTGGGTTAAGGGGGCGTTGATAGGTCTGGCGCTCTTTTCGGGATACTGGTTTCAAACTCTGGGGCTTAATTATACCACGGCTACGAACAGCGCTTTTATCACGGGCCTTTCGGTGGTGCTCGTTCCTATGCTGGGTTCCTTGCTCTTTCGGAGGCGGGCGCGAAGGGCCACCTGGTTCGGCTCCCTCATATCGATAGCTGGCCTTGCCCTTCTCGTCTTCGGATCGGGGAAGACAGGGAGGTTCTCGCTGAACGCCGGCGATCTCCTTACCATGTTCTGCACCGTCTCCTTCGCCATGCACATCCTCCTCATCGACCGCTACACACGTCCGACCAACTACGTCCCTATTTTGATCACGCAGATAGGGGTGGTGATGATCTTAAGCGGTTTGGGGATGGTGGTTTTTGAGGGATTGGAATATCCGAGGACATGGTCGGTGTATAAGGGATTGTTTATCACGGGTTTCTTCGCCACAGCATTGGCATTTTGGGCTCAGAACAGGTTTCAACCTCTTATCTCCGCCGGACATACGGCGATCATATTTGCCGGCGAGCCGGTTTTCGCTGCCATGTTCGGCTATCTGTTCCTGGGTGAGCACCTCACAGCTCGCCAATGGCTGGGAGCTGCCCTTATCCTGGCGGCCATGCTCATAGCTCAGCTCCCCTCCGCCCGAAGGGCATCCAGGCGGAAGGATCACACAGCTTGA